A genomic region of Phragmites australis chromosome 2, lpPhrAust1.1, whole genome shotgun sequence contains the following coding sequences:
- the LOC133892438 gene encoding transcription factor MYB3R-1-like — MTVISVMSSDKGKVAKKGGEASGLLSAPREGEVSHEPQRQRSLNGRTTGPTRRSTKGNWTPEEDAILSKAVQTYQGKNWKKIAECFPDRTDVQCLHRWQKVLNPELVKGPWSKEEDDIIVQMVNKYGPKKWSTIAQALPGRIGKQCRERWHNHLNPAINKEAWTQEEEVTLIHAHRMYGNKWAELTKILHGRTDNAIKNHWNSSVKKKVDSYISSGLLAQVPCLPLIECSAHCNSSSAMNQQNNKDSGDNAVGEVDDSSCSSQSSLAKISCSQVQNTNVALSCDLQVNVDANKIEAQDSHSSIVSSSNKHLQNEFDQRMNQQMNTGEVPSNSMFADNQTLCSTANQASSLVPMDVAQEMPISMLSNVSGAEQKLHSISEDDCLKSDLWQDISLQSLISEPDTVGADSSSRLNHQPDVYSSKADTDFLAQSNPSGMMGIVYEQSLMTTISPPFICSDSLSDAPEHRSKPREMPDSQAEMITHSNNSFGDAQKSAKLGSSDGRPGASTMMEIITECGDQQLTDAEEPVANTEKEQSSKDIETAPDEKKDEGALSYKPLVFPGLDDPFVSCDLVTPDDQEYSPFGLRQLILSTMNVPTPLRLWGSPTHEESPDVVLKSAAKSFRCTPSIMKKRHRDLLSPTPDKGIEKKSGTEKDCKMSVTSCMSTAAYSSNATKDDIPGNLQPAGIPVEHNSNNLIALGHYANPECLPACKEVISSKSKPVELIVEKSSPCINANHKYLATDILADTPGVKRGLESPSAWKSPWYIDMHMHFQGFSPGGRTFDALGLAKQIGVHSPAAVVEARDVLASGNMNSDKENKENIDAKTEPGTSKLQTKIMAEARVLDFNECTTPARTADKKLGSSRGRCVSSPILSSHSLKNFR; from the exons ATGACCGTTATTTCAGTCATGTCAAGTGATAAAGGAAAGGTTGCGAAGAAGGGTGGAGAGGCTTCTGGACTTCTGTCAGCTCCTCGTGAGGGCGAAGTCAGCCATGAGCCACAGAGACAACGCTCGCTCAACGG GAGGACCACTGGTCCGACCCGACGTTCAACCAAAGGAAATTGGACCCCCGAAGAG GATGCTATACTGTCCAAGGCAGTTCAGACTTACCAAGGGAAAAACTGGAAAAAGATAG CGGAATGTTTTCCCGACAGAACCGATGTACAATGTTTGCACAGGTGGCAAAAGGTTCTAAATCCTGAATTGGTCAAAGGACCGTGGTCCAAAGAA GAAGATGATATCATCGTTCAGATGGTAAACAAATATGGGCCAAAGAAATGGTCAACCATTGCTCAAGCTTTGCCAGGAAGAATAGGAAAGCAATGTAGGGAACG GTGGCACAATCATCTTAACCCTGCCATAAATAAGGAGGCGTGGACTCAAGAAGAGGAAGTTActctcattcatgctcatcgaATGTACGGAAATAAATGGGCTGAACTGACAAAAATTTTGCACGGAAG GACGGACAACGCAATTAAAAATCACTGGAACAGTTCGGTGAAGAAAAAAGTTGATTCATACATATCTTCAGGCTTACTTGCTCAAGTCCCATGCCTCCCTCTGATTGAATGCTCTGCACATTGTAATTCTTCATCTGCAATGAACCAACAAAACAACAAAGATAGTGGTGACAATGCTGTTGGGGAGGTAGATGATTCATCATGTAGTAGTCAATCATCATTGGCCAAGATTTCTTGCTCCCAGGTGCAGAACACTAACGTGGCTTTGAGCTGTGATTTACAAGTAAATGTGGATGCCAACAAGATAGAGGCACAGGACTCTCACTCTTCCATTGTATCTTCCTCAAACAAACACTTGCAAAATGAGTTTGATCAAAGAATGAATCAGCAGATGAATACCGGTGAAGTACCAAGTAATTCTATGTTCGCGGATAACCAAACTCTTTGTAGCACAGCAAATCAGGCAAGTTCTTTGGTACCAATGGATGTAGCACAGGAAATGCCTATCTCTATGTTATCAAATGTTTCTGGTGCTGAGCAAAAACTGCATTCAATTTCTGAGGATGACTGTCTGAAATCCGACCTTTGGCAAGATATTTCCTTACAAAGTCTGATTTCAGAACCTGATACTGTTGGTGCTGATTCTTCTTCCAGACTAAATCACCAGCCAGATGTATATTCTTCTAAAGCGGACACCGATTTTTTGGCACAGTCCAATCCATCTGGCATGATGGGTATTGTGTATGAACAGAGTCTAATGACGACAATATCTCCCCCTTTTATATGTTCAGATAGTTTGTCTGATGCACCCGAACATAGATCCAAGCCAAGAGAAATGCCAGATTCTCAAGCAGAGATGATCACACACTCAAACAATTCTTTTGGTGATGCTCAGAAGTCTGCTAAACTTGGCAGCAGTGATGGCAGACCTGGGGCTTCGACAATGATGGAAATCATAACAGAATGCGGGGACCAACAGTTGACAGATGCTGAAGAACCTGTGGCCAATACAGAAAAAGAACAATCATCGAAAGACATTGAGACTGCACCAGATGAAAAGAAGGATGAGGGAGCCCTATCCTACAAACCCCTTGTCTTTCCTGGTTTGGATGATCCATTTGTCAGTTGCGATCTTGTAACACCTGATGACCAAGAATATAGTCCCTTTGGCCTTAGGCAGTTGATTCTGTCAACCATGAATGTCCCCACTCCTTTAAGATTATGGGGCTCCCCAACACATGAGGAAAGCCCTGATGTTGTGCTAAAGAGTGCTGCCAAAAGCTTCCGATGCACACCATCAATAATGAAGAAAAGACACAGAGATCTATTGTCTCCTACTCCAGATAAAGGAATTGAGAAGAAATCTGGGACTGAAAAGGATTGTAAGATGTCAGTCACATCCTGTATGAGTACTGCAGCGTATTCCAGTAATGCCACCAAAGATGATATACCAGGCAATTTA CAACCTGCAGGTATTCCTGTTGAGCACAACAGCAATAATCTCATTGCCCTTGGTCATTATGCAAACCCTGAATGTTTACCAGCCTGTAAGGAAGTAATTAGTTCTAAATCAAAGCCTGTGGAACTAATTGTTGAAAAATCATCGCCATGCATCAATGCGAATCACAAATATTTAGCTACTGACAT ATTGGCTGATACCCCAGGTGTCAAAAGAGGACTGGAATCTCCTTCAGCATGGAAGTCCCCTTGGTACATAGATATGCATATGCACTTTCAG GGTTTTAGCCCAGGCGGTAGAACATTTGATGCGTTAGGGTTAGCAAAGCAGATAGGTGTTCACAGTCCTGCTGCTGTGGTGGAGGCCCGTGATGTGCTAGCAAGCGGCAACATGAACTCTGATAAGGAAAACAAGGAGAATATTGATGCCAAGACGGAACCAGGAACAAGCAAATTGCAGACCAAAATCATG GCCGAGGCCAGAGTCCTGGATTTCAACGAATGCACCACACCTGCAAGAACAGCAGATAAGAAACTTGGCAGCAGTCGCGGGAGATGTGTGAGCTCACCTATCCTTTCCTCCCACAGCCTGAAAAATTTCCGATAG